In Geoalkalibacter sp., the following are encoded in one genomic region:
- a CDS encoding acyl-CoA dehydrogenase family protein — translation MSAAGRDEKRSLEVAEAAREGEWRHPSFVKEMFMGRLKPELIFPFPEQDAADKTAGDEILAQVREFLVKNLDADRIDRTGNIPKPLIAGLAKLGLLGIKIPKEYGGLGLSQINYNRIIHLVASHCASTAVFLSAHQSIGVPQPLKMFGTPEQKEKYLPRLAAGAISAFALTEPGVGSDPSRMSTRAVRDEDGRSWILNGEKLWITNGPIAELLIVMARTNDPKEEKPEITAFIVEGDSPGLERVHRCEFMGLKGLRNGLLRFTDVRVPEENLLGAVGEGLRLALITLNTGRLTLPAACAAAMKQALEIAVDFGNSRQQWGAPVGHHEAVAAKIARMSADAFAVDSLAWLTSAMADAGTQDIRLEAAMAKLYCTEALWRCTDDALQVRGGRGYETADSLRGRGEAPVPTERMLRDARINLIIEGTSEIMHLFIAREALDAHLKVAGMSGASSKMDLKSAAAYYAKWYPLLWLPRTAALKSVDLPWPLKLHFWYLERAARRLARDLFHMMLRHRQGLQKRQRVLARLVESGAELFAMAAVLSRAVSAGAPPGADKLADLFCRQARRRLNGLHRAVYFNDDGRDYRLAREVLAGQYPWLRDNILSTWKEQSPGS, via the coding sequence ATGAGTGCAGCGGGCAGGGACGAAAAACGCTCTTTGGAGGTGGCGGAAGCGGCACGGGAAGGCGAATGGCGCCACCCGAGTTTTGTCAAGGAGATGTTCATGGGGCGGTTGAAGCCCGAACTCATCTTTCCCTTTCCGGAGCAGGATGCCGCGGACAAGACCGCGGGCGACGAAATCCTCGCCCAGGTGCGGGAATTTCTCGTCAAGAATCTCGATGCCGACCGCATCGACCGCACCGGCAACATCCCCAAACCGCTCATCGCCGGGCTCGCCAAGCTGGGCCTGCTCGGCATCAAGATTCCCAAGGAATACGGCGGCCTGGGCCTCTCCCAGATCAACTACAACCGCATCATTCATCTGGTGGCCAGCCACTGCGCCTCCACGGCGGTGTTTCTCTCGGCCCATCAGAGCATCGGCGTGCCTCAGCCCTTGAAGATGTTCGGCACGCCCGAACAAAAGGAGAAATACCTGCCGCGCCTGGCCGCCGGGGCGATCAGCGCCTTTGCCCTGACCGAGCCGGGCGTCGGCTCGGACCCCTCGCGCATGAGCACCCGCGCGGTGCGCGACGAAGACGGACGAAGCTGGATCCTCAACGGCGAGAAGCTGTGGATCACCAACGGCCCCATCGCCGAGCTGCTCATCGTCATGGCGCGCACCAATGACCCCAAGGAGGAAAAACCCGAGATCACCGCGTTCATCGTCGAGGGCGACAGTCCCGGTTTGGAGCGGGTGCATCGCTGCGAGTTCATGGGGCTCAAGGGTTTGCGCAACGGGCTTTTGCGCTTCACCGACGTGCGCGTGCCGGAGGAAAACCTCCTCGGCGCGGTGGGCGAGGGGCTGCGCCTGGCCCTGATTACCCTCAACACCGGGCGGCTGACCTTGCCCGCGGCCTGCGCCGCGGCCATGAAGCAGGCCCTGGAGATCGCCGTGGATTTCGGCAACAGCCGCCAACAGTGGGGGGCGCCCGTCGGCCATCATGAAGCGGTGGCGGCGAAGATCGCGCGCATGAGCGCCGATGCCTTCGCCGTCGACAGCCTGGCCTGGCTGACCTCGGCCATGGCCGATGCCGGCACCCAGGACATCCGCCTGGAAGCGGCCATGGCCAAGCTCTACTGCACCGAGGCCCTGTGGCGCTGCACCGACGATGCGCTGCAGGTGCGCGGCGGGCGCGGCTATGAAACCGCCGATTCCCTGCGCGGGCGGGGCGAGGCGCCGGTGCCCACCGAGCGCATGTTGCGCGATGCGCGCATCAACCTGATCATCGAGGGCACCAGCGAGATCATGCATCTGTTCATCGCCCGCGAGGCCCTGGACGCGCATCTCAAGGTGGCGGGCATGAGCGGTGCTTCGAGCAAGATGGACCTCAAGAGCGCCGCCGCTTACTACGCCAAGTGGTATCCCCTGTTGTGGCTGCCGCGTACGGCGGCGCTCAAGAGCGTCGATCTGCCCTGGCCCCTCAAGCTGCATTTCTGGTACCTGGAGCGCGCCGCGCGGCGCTTGGCGCGGGATCTGTTCCACATGATGCTGCGTCATCGCCAGGGCCTGCAGAAAAGGCAGCGCGTGCTGGCGCGCCTGGTGGAAAGCGGCGCCGAGCTCTTCGCCATGGCGGCGGTGCTGTCGCGGGCGGTCAGCGCCGGCGCGCCTCCCGGTGCCGACAAACTGGCCGATCTGTTCTGCCGCCAGGCGCGGCGGCGCCTCAACGGGCTGCATCGCGCGGTCTATTTCAACGACGACGGCCGCGACTATCGGCTGGCGCGCGAGGTGCTCGCCGGTCAGTATCCCTGGCTGCGGGACAATATTCTCTCCACCTGGAAGGAGCAGTCCCCGGGGTCATGA
- a CDS encoding FecR family protein → MKILLFLLGLVLLFGSAQAAETAIGSINTVHGEAFILRADQRIAARVGERLHQGDRLRTGPASALGVVLRDDTLLSLGAHSEAEINEFLFEPHNGRLSLALRLLRGMASFVSGQIARLAPEAVKIETPVGMIGIRGTRFLVKVAGD, encoded by the coding sequence ATGAAAATTCTTCTTTTCCTGCTTGGTCTGGTTTTGCTGTTTGGCTCGGCCCAGGCCGCGGAAACGGCCATCGGCAGCATCAACACCGTGCACGGCGAAGCATTCATCCTGCGCGCCGACCAGCGCATCGCGGCCCGGGTCGGCGAGCGGCTGCACCAGGGGGATCGCCTGCGAACCGGCCCCGCAAGCGCCCTGGGTGTGGTGCTGCGCGATGATACCCTGCTTAGCCTGGGGGCGCACAGCGAGGCGGAAATCAACGAGTTTCTCTTCGAGCCGCACAACGGCCGCCTGTCCCTGGCCTTGCGCCTGCTGCGCGGCATGGCGTCCTTTGTGTCCGGGCAAATCGCCCGCCTGGCTCCCGAGGCGGTCAAGATCGAAACGCCGGTGGGCATGATCGGCATACGCGGCACCCGCTTTCTGGTCAAGGTCGCCGGGGATTAG